The proteins below come from a single Chryseobacterium capnotolerans genomic window:
- a CDS encoding O-antigen ligase family protein, translated as MKTSNLSTENRHQKFLKNTNLFLFIILLLMIAGFFTWSENIIITRIIKVVGRMGVMFSSVFIYYRIIRYGAASSLGYKNIFSPVFYLGYLILGLASFAWSTNPGFSALQWLMVFQSFVFAYFFIKSLTTLDIYFEGHPIRLYNLLGNVVFILQTVFVVGMWVDPETFFRLTNGGEEARLGGIIMNPNELGMLAGVGIACLIFDLYRKKNKLWIIIKIAVIFYALFMTGSRSSLIGVLIIIFFHINQTKRKGLKAIIIMAVLAVAPFAVYQVILKGGDKDRLEEIMSLTGRLPFWKALITEGLPREPLFGFGFMRIDYGEFFKSTHTYPGKMTHNTFMQVLMNLGFVGLMIVIGQVFFTIKAIIAQKKNKN; from the coding sequence ATGAAAACATCTAACCTTTCTACAGAGAACAGACATCAGAAGTTTCTAAAAAACACCAACCTATTTCTTTTTATCATTCTTCTGCTGATGATTGCCGGATTCTTTACCTGGAGCGAAAATATTATCATTACCAGAATCATAAAAGTAGTAGGAAGAATGGGAGTTATGTTTTCATCGGTTTTCATTTACTACCGCATTATCAGATACGGTGCAGCATCCAGTCTTGGATATAAAAATATATTCTCTCCCGTTTTTTATCTCGGTTATCTTATATTGGGATTAGCTTCCTTTGCATGGAGTACCAATCCGGGATTTAGTGCACTGCAATGGCTGATGGTTTTTCAAAGCTTTGTCTTCGCTTATTTTTTTATCAAAAGCCTTACAACACTGGATATTTATTTTGAAGGGCATCCTATCCGGCTGTATAACCTTCTGGGAAATGTTGTATTTATTTTACAAACAGTATTTGTTGTGGGAATGTGGGTGGATCCCGAAACTTTTTTCAGACTTACCAACGGTGGTGAAGAAGCACGTCTAGGAGGAATCATTATGAATCCTAACGAATTGGGAATGCTGGCAGGAGTGGGTATTGCATGTCTGATCTTTGATTTGTACAGGAAAAAAAATAAGCTTTGGATCATCATAAAAATTGCTGTCATTTTTTATGCTCTGTTTATGACCGGCTCCCGTTCTTCGTTAATAGGTGTACTAATTATTATATTTTTTCATATCAATCAGACTAAAAGAAAAGGTCTCAAAGCCATCATTATTATGGCAGTGCTGGCAGTAGCTCCATTTGCGGTCTATCAGGTTATTTTAAAAGGTGGAGACAAAGACAGACTTGAGGAAATTATGAGCCTTACCGGAAGACTTCCTTTCTGGAAAGCTCTCATCACTGAGGGATTACCCAGAGAACCATTATTCGGATTTGGTTTTATGAGAATTGATTATGGAGAATTCTTTAAAAGCACCCACACTTATCCGGGAAAAATGACTCACAATACTTTTATGCAGGTATTAATGAATCTAGGTTTTGTAGGTCTTATGATTGTTATTGGCCAGGTATTCTTTACCATAAAGGCTATTATTGCACAAAAAAAAAACAAAAACTGA
- a CDS encoding glycosyltransferase family 4 protein produces MHCIGNSETYGLQNMYENNKTVLIPYGFDPENINSRKKDDNARITFGFLGRLDIYTKGLDLMIDAFDNFQKEVPDSELWIAGSSNQAKQLEKTIRTKKLQNKIQLLGPKFGAEKNEILQQMDIFLHPSRNEGLPAAVLEAASFGKPCIVSTNTNIGEQVEKYNAGIVFSQMTPKN; encoded by the coding sequence ATTCACTGTATTGGAAACTCAGAAACTTATGGACTCCAGAATATGTATGAAAATAACAAAACGGTACTCATTCCTTACGGTTTTGATCCTGAAAACATAAATTCCCGCAAAAAAGATGATAATGCAAGAATAACATTCGGTTTTTTAGGAAGATTAGATATTTATACTAAAGGACTCGATCTGATGATCGACGCTTTTGATAATTTTCAGAAAGAAGTTCCCGATTCAGAACTCTGGATAGCTGGCAGCAGTAACCAGGCCAAACAGCTTGAAAAGACCATCAGAACTAAAAAGCTACAGAATAAAATACAACTATTAGGTCCCAAATTTGGTGCAGAAAAAAATGAAATTCTTCAGCAGATGGATATTTTCCTCCATCCCTCCCGCAACGAAGGACTTCCTGCTGCCGTACTGGAAGCAGCCAGCTTCGGAAAACCCTGTATTGTGAGTACCAATACCAATATTGGCGAACAAGTTGAAAAATATAATGCCGGAATTGTCTTTTCTCAAATGACCCCCAAAAACTAA
- a CDS encoding glycosyltransferase family 4 protein: MEIIHIILGKANPERMNGVNKVVYQLASKQAAAGIKVSVWGITDTLERNYPERNFETLLFKKSMNPFHLNEQLKIEILKKNSQTIFHLHGGWLPLYSSLGNFLSGNKRKFLITAHGAYNTIAMQKSHYLKKYTSIFLKKNFLKMQAEFTVLETQKLMDSRICMKITKRYSFLTVLILKT; encoded by the coding sequence ATGGAAATAATACACATCATATTGGGAAAGGCTAACCCTGAACGAATGAACGGAGTGAATAAAGTAGTATATCAGCTTGCCTCCAAACAGGCTGCTGCAGGTATAAAAGTATCCGTATGGGGTATTACAGACACCTTGGAAAGAAATTATCCTGAAAGAAATTTTGAAACATTACTCTTCAAAAAAAGCATGAATCCTTTTCACCTTAATGAGCAATTAAAAATAGAAATTCTGAAGAAAAACAGCCAAACTATCTTTCATCTTCATGGGGGCTGGCTTCCGTTGTATTCCTCATTAGGGAATTTTCTATCCGGCAACAAGAGAAAGTTTCTCATCACAGCTCATGGTGCCTACAACACAATTGCCATGCAAAAAAGCCATTATCTGAAAAAATATACTTCCATTTTTTTGAAAAAAAACTTCTTGAAAATGCAGGCAGAATTCACTGTATTGGAAACTCAGAAACTTATGGACTCCAGAATATGTATGAAAATAACAAAACGGTACTCATTCCTTACGGTTTTGATCCTGAAAACATAA
- a CDS encoding lipopolysaccharide biosynthesis protein has protein sequence MKSLVNIRKSSVMVFTDQALYSGSNFLLTFLLARTLSIQEFGIYSYVLIGSYFILNIGNALIIQPYQIMVSKSPHCESLGFISKVSAGFLLFLIILLSLIYLFLKFPPKPSLSMENLEFLAVHYGEAAIFILGYFIQDFFRKSLLAIQELPAVLCIDLLFLCVFPLIICTSLTLGKVLLIIGVGNLLSSLPGILYFLKNAVFPISDKPYLQYYKSNGKWFLYSALLQWFSGNFLVLISGLYLGLEALAALRLAQSFFGIFNVILQTVENFFLPKTARLYHKDTNEAKEFLFSIKRYGFFILGPVLLLIFIFSEEIMILFGGTQYQHFGYVIKLMSLLYLLIFWGYPVRIAVRVTELNKIFFYGYIFSTVFILTIFHFLLKYTALYGAITGLMMSQIILILYWKLQLRKNNSSLWK, from the coding sequence ATGAAATCATTAGTCAACATAAGAAAATCCAGTGTCATGGTCTTTACAGATCAGGCCCTGTATAGCGGAAGCAATTTCCTGCTCACTTTTCTTCTGGCCAGAACTCTGAGTATACAGGAATTTGGAATATACTCTTATGTTTTAATAGGATCTTATTTTATTCTGAATATAGGGAACGCACTCATCATACAACCTTACCAAATCATGGTATCCAAAAGCCCGCACTGTGAATCATTAGGTTTTATCAGTAAAGTATCAGCCGGATTTTTATTGTTTCTTATTATTCTGCTGAGCCTGATTTATCTTTTCTTAAAATTTCCTCCAAAACCTTCGCTATCTATGGAAAATTTAGAATTCCTAGCAGTACATTATGGAGAAGCGGCTATTTTTATTCTTGGTTATTTTATTCAGGATTTTTTTAGAAAATCATTGCTGGCTATACAGGAACTGCCTGCCGTACTTTGTATTGATCTTCTCTTTTTATGTGTATTTCCTCTTATTATATGTACATCACTCACATTGGGAAAGGTATTATTAATTATTGGAGTGGGTAATCTATTATCTTCACTTCCAGGGATTTTGTACTTCTTAAAAAATGCAGTATTTCCTATTTCGGATAAGCCCTACCTGCAATACTATAAAAGCAATGGAAAATGGTTTTTGTATTCAGCTTTACTCCAATGGTTTTCGGGAAATTTCCTTGTACTGATTTCAGGTTTATATCTGGGGTTAGAGGCTTTAGCCGCCTTAAGACTGGCACAGTCTTTCTTTGGTATTTTTAATGTTATCCTACAGACTGTGGAAAATTTTTTCCTTCCCAAAACAGCCCGTCTTTATCATAAAGATACAAATGAAGCCAAAGAATTTTTATTCTCAATCAAACGTTATGGCTTTTTCATTTTAGGACCTGTTCTTCTTTTAATATTTATTTTTTCAGAGGAAATCATGATTCTTTTTGGGGGTACTCAATACCAGCATTTCGGATATGTAATTAAGCTAATGTCTCTGCTTTATCTGCTGATCTTTTGGGGATATCCGGTACGGATTGCTGTGAGAGTAACGGAACTCAATAAAATATTCTTCTACGGCTATATTTTTTCAACGGTATTTATTCTGACTATATTTCATTTTCTTTTAAAATATACCGCATTATACGGTGCTATTACAGGACTTATGATGAGTCAGATCATCCTCATCCTGTATTGGAAACTACAACTTCGTAAAAACAATTCTTCATTATGGAAATAA
- a CDS encoding GumC family protein: MNENIRFIRPLYRGLPFIILAIVLSILAAKKYLGYVTPIYESTAMLKLADTQEGVPSANLFKDFDVFASANKINTEIEVLKSSSLIEKTLSKLPFSTEIYRKGDLHSAELFKNTPFFVEGTFSSDKNYDKKFSLKILSHNRFQLTLPGKETAVEGNFGEPITISGGKLLITLNKNFILSKPGLKMIDEYEFEFLSHEKLLEKTNKNLDIVSVDKDVPVIRINFKSNVPEKAELFVNTLAETYIQDYIESKYKAADTTTVFLKNEIKEARAKLTSTENQIQNYRDHNNIINIPQETETDLRKISQLKIQQSNIKMNLDAANYLNNYISQGKSNYLELAPNFEAFNDLLSTEMVKNMKNLQAEKKELLLTYTPEHEKVKIIDAKLKDLTDYQTESIKNTAKNLQIKYRDINKDIGVAEQAFVGLPEKERILNVLNREFNLYEKNYNFLNEKRIDAEIAKSAKISFHKVITPGEIPKSPVSPVRSIIIIVAAIIGMITSIAAIYLVHYAKAKVNDVYTIEKNSNIPIAFTTPYIKNESENISRLLQNITEMELKGILKDHNTITVTSYDKEKDHLFLIENTMKALEKQHRKVILIDIAGNFPYQSDNIIDLSGNEILFQPRKQLEHFIHEASQGYELCIINNVAVKKNTLALLLMSLANQNLFILDSRKTAEKRILEVEILNEEYQFPKLWFVLNKAGYTPSIIKYLIKCITSLKNK, encoded by the coding sequence ATGAACGAGAACATTAGATTTATAAGACCACTGTATAGAGGGCTTCCCTTTATTATTCTGGCTATAGTACTGTCTATATTGGCAGCGAAAAAATATCTTGGATATGTTACTCCTATTTATGAGAGTACAGCCATGCTTAAACTTGCAGATACTCAGGAAGGAGTTCCAAGCGCCAATTTATTTAAAGATTTCGACGTTTTTGCGTCTGCCAATAAAATCAATACAGAAATTGAAGTTCTCAAATCCTCATCACTTATTGAGAAAACACTTTCAAAACTTCCGTTTTCCACAGAGATTTACAGAAAAGGAGATCTGCATTCAGCAGAATTGTTCAAAAACACTCCCTTTTTTGTAGAAGGTACCTTCAGTTCAGATAAAAATTATGATAAAAAATTCTCCCTGAAAATTCTTTCACATAACAGATTTCAACTTACTCTTCCTGGAAAAGAAACTGCTGTAGAAGGAAATTTTGGTGAACCTATTACTATTTCAGGAGGGAAATTACTCATTACTCTTAATAAAAACTTCATTCTTTCTAAACCGGGACTCAAGATGATTGATGAATATGAATTTGAATTTCTAAGTCATGAAAAACTTCTGGAGAAAACCAATAAAAATCTGGACATTGTTTCTGTAGATAAAGATGTACCGGTTATCAGAATCAATTTTAAAAGTAATGTACCTGAAAAAGCAGAATTATTTGTTAATACCCTTGCTGAAACCTACATTCAGGATTATATCGAGAGTAAATATAAAGCAGCAGATACTACCACGGTTTTCCTTAAAAATGAAATTAAAGAGGCAAGGGCTAAGCTTACCAGTACAGAAAACCAGATTCAGAATTACAGAGATCACAACAATATCATTAATATTCCTCAGGAAACAGAAACAGATCTCAGAAAAATTTCCCAGCTGAAAATTCAACAAAGCAATATAAAAATGAATCTGGATGCCGCTAATTATCTCAACAATTACATCTCTCAGGGGAAAAGTAATTATCTTGAACTGGCCCCAAACTTTGAAGCATTCAACGACTTACTTTCTACAGAAATGGTAAAGAATATGAAAAATTTACAGGCTGAGAAAAAAGAATTACTGCTTACCTATACTCCAGAACATGAAAAAGTAAAAATAATTGATGCCAAACTGAAAGATCTTACAGATTATCAGACCGAAAGCATCAAAAATACCGCTAAAAATTTACAGATCAAATATAGAGATATCAACAAAGATATCGGAGTTGCAGAACAGGCTTTTGTAGGACTGCCTGAGAAAGAAAGAATCCTCAATGTATTGAACAGGGAGTTTAATCTCTACGAAAAGAATTATAATTTCCTGAATGAGAAACGCATTGATGCGGAAATAGCAAAATCTGCAAAAATTTCCTTCCACAAAGTAATTACTCCCGGAGAAATTCCTAAAAGTCCTGTATCACCTGTACGGTCTATCATCATTATTGTAGCAGCTATTATAGGTATGATTACATCCATTGCAGCTATTTATTTGGTACATTATGCAAAAGCAAAGGTAAATGATGTGTATACCATAGAAAAAAACAGCAACATTCCTATAGCATTTACCACCCCTTACATCAAGAATGAAAGCGAAAATATTTCACGCCTTTTGCAAAATATTACTGAAATGGAGCTTAAAGGTATTCTTAAAGATCATAATACCATTACTGTGACTTCCTATGATAAAGAAAAAGATCACCTTTTTCTCATCGAAAACACGATGAAAGCTCTTGAAAAGCAACACCGAAAAGTGATTCTTATTGATATTGCAGGAAACTTTCCTTATCAGTCTGATAATATCATTGATCTTTCCGGAAATGAAATTCTTTTTCAGCCCAGAAAACAGCTTGAACACTTCATTCATGAAGCATCTCAAGGATACGAATTATGTATCATCAATAATGTTGCAGTTAAAAAAAACACACTCGCTCTTCTTTTGATGAGCCTGGCCAATCAAAATCTTTTTATTCTGGATAGCAGAAAAACTGCGGAAAAAAGAATATTGGAAGTTGAGATACTCAATGAAGAATATCAATTTCCAAAGCTATGGTTTGTACTGAATAAAGCAGGCTACACCCCAAGTATCATAAAATATCTGATAAAGTGTATCACTTCATTGAAAAACAAATGA
- a CDS encoding polysaccharide biosynthesis/export family protein, whose protein sequence is MKTRINIHPVILLFLLLLLSSCKTQNLFEEKKPTENKADFKYQDTYQYQIRKDDKITLSVWGQDDLSVGSVYGIYNSNEVYGKWLLVDKNGNIELPRLGTTYVVGKTIPELKEEIKDKLKRWLVTPIVDIKVVNKEITVLGEVKSPAVIHVDKDQNTLMEIISESGGFESYANLKSVKILRQEGENVRVTNIDMTTPGDFSYQNTQLHPGDFVIVPSKKSKDFDKRISTIIPFATAATLLIGLL, encoded by the coding sequence ATGAAAACCAGAATCAACATCCACCCGGTTATTTTACTTTTCCTGCTCTTATTGCTTTCTTCATGCAAGACACAAAACCTTTTTGAAGAAAAGAAACCTACTGAAAATAAAGCAGACTTTAAGTATCAGGATACTTACCAGTATCAGATCAGAAAAGATGATAAAATTACGCTTTCTGTCTGGGGTCAGGACGACCTGAGTGTAGGCTCTGTATATGGCATTTATAACTCCAATGAGGTATATGGAAAATGGCTTCTGGTAGATAAAAACGGAAATATAGAATTACCAAGATTAGGAACCACTTATGTTGTAGGAAAAACAATCCCTGAGCTGAAAGAGGAAATAAAGGATAAACTAAAAAGATGGCTGGTAACTCCTATTGTTGATATAAAGGTTGTGAACAAAGAAATTACAGTGCTGGGGGAGGTTAAAAGCCCTGCCGTAATACATGTAGATAAAGATCAGAACACCCTGATGGAAATTATATCTGAATCAGGCGGATTTGAATCTTATGCCAATCTGAAATCGGTAAAGATTCTCCGCCAGGAAGGAGAAAATGTAAGAGTTACCAATATAGATATGACCACTCCCGGAGACTTCAGTTATCAGAATACCCAGCTTCATCCCGGAGACTTTGTGATTGTACCTTCTAAGAAAAGTAAAGACTTTGATAAACGTATTTCTACGATTATTCCTTTTGCTACAGCCGCTACACTTCTGATAGGACTTCTTTAA
- a CDS encoding response regulator has protein sequence MNPNQLKFFIVDDDLFCANAYEQYLKNLNYTDILYFGTGDECLNSLDLKPDIIFLDHSMDDMNGFETLKKIKRYNPNIYVIMVSGQKEINIAVDALKYGAFDYLVKDNTVCQKMQSTINRILKIQEEIDKGNRNNGIFRLFSMFF, from the coding sequence ATGAATCCTAATCAATTAAAATTCTTTATTGTAGACGATGATCTGTTCTGTGCAAATGCTTATGAGCAGTATCTCAAAAACCTTAATTATACTGACATTCTCTACTTCGGTACGGGAGACGAATGTCTGAATAGTCTTGATCTTAAGCCTGATATCATCTTTCTGGATCATAGTATGGATGACATGAACGGTTTTGAAACCCTTAAAAAAATTAAAAGATATAATCCTAATATTTATGTCATTATGGTTTCCGGACAAAAGGAAATCAATATTGCAGTAGACGCTTTGAAATACGGAGCTTTTGATTATCTGGTCAAAGATAACACTGTATGTCAGAAAATGCAGAGTACAATCAACAGAATTCTAAAGATACAGGAAGAAATTGATAAAGGCAACAGAAACAATGGCATCTTCCGTCTCTTTTCTATGTTTTTTTAA
- a CDS encoding response regulator, whose product MNRVVAQNTLQNFECNVTEAENGKQAIQILKKEKFDIILMDIQMPELDGIETTQILRKKYLLTTPIIALTANAFKTEIEKCKSAGMNDYVTKPFSEEILLEVLYKYTKLSKASGYKNKTTETSDSHLYDLGGIRTLSRGDEEFVKKMISIFISQTESAIVQMRTCFQSQNYHEMAKLMHKIRPGVEAMGIHSIVEDIRTLEIKAKEEEQTSELLLEIQHLSDTIEKTLYEVIKLLKANE is encoded by the coding sequence ATGAACAGGGTAGTAGCCCAAAATACACTTCAGAATTTTGAATGTAATGTAACGGAAGCTGAAAACGGTAAGCAGGCAATACAGATCTTAAAGAAAGAAAAGTTTGATATTATTCTGATGGATATTCAGATGCCGGAACTTGATGGAATAGAAACTACTCAAATCCTTAGAAAAAAATACCTCTTAACCACACCCATTATTGCCCTTACAGCCAATGCGTTCAAAACAGAAATTGAAAAATGTAAATCAGCAGGCATGAATGACTATGTTACCAAACCGTTTTCGGAAGAAATACTCCTGGAAGTGCTTTATAAGTATACTAAGCTTTCAAAAGCATCGGGCTATAAAAATAAAACTACGGAAACTTCAGATTCTCATCTTTATGATCTTGGTGGCATTCGTACGTTAAGCAGAGGTGACGAGGAATTTGTAAAAAAAATGATTTCCATATTCATTAGTCAGACCGAAAGTGCCATTGTACAGATGCGTACCTGCTTTCAATCGCAAAATTATCATGAAATGGCTAAATTGATGCATAAAATAAGACCTGGTGTAGAAGCTATGGGCATTCATTCCATCGTTGAAGATATCAGAACACTCGAAATAAAAGCAAAAGAGGAGGAGCAAACCTCAGAATTACTTTTAGAAATACAACACCTTTCTGACACAATAGAAAAAACTCTTTATGAAGTAATAAAGCTCTTAAAAGCAAATGAATAA